The Neoarius graeffei isolate fNeoGra1 chromosome 10, fNeoGra1.pri, whole genome shotgun sequence genome has a segment encoding these proteins:
- the LOC132893301 gene encoding protein CutA homolog → MLPLLRTVGLRAFSMATEAYSSGTHSAAFVTCPNDTVAKDLARGIVEKKLAACVNIVPKITSVYEWQGKIEEDSEVLLLMIKTRTTKISALAEYVRSNHPYEVAEVISLPIDQGNPPYLKWIGDIVPE, encoded by the coding sequence ATGCTCCCGCTGCTGAGGACTGTGGGATTGCGTGCGTTCTCCATGGCGACTGAAGCGTATTCATCCGGGACTCACTCTGCAGCCTTTGTCACCTGCCCCAATGACACCGTGGCCAAAGACCTGGCCAGAGGGATAGTGGAGAAGAAACTGGCAGCCTGCGTGAACATCGTGCCCAAAATCACATCAGTATATGAATGGCAAGGAAAGATCGAAGAGGACAGTGAAGTGCTGCTGCTGATGATTAAGACGAGGACGACAAAGATCTCTGCCCTCGCTGAATATGTTCGGTCCAATCATCCGTACGAAGTGGCCGAGGTCATTAGTTTGCCCATCGATCAGGGGAACCCTCCCTACCTGAAGTGGATTGGAGACATTGTGCCTGAATAA